The Ficedula albicollis isolate OC2 chromosome 24, FicAlb1.5, whole genome shotgun sequence genome contains a region encoding:
- the PRDM10 gene encoding PR domain zinc finger protein 10 isoform X2 — MEHPGREEMDLKEENPQVWTESAAQEQNTAQVRFVPEGGAVAQIMYSDEQERGPAQQVVYTADGTSYTSVDTSEHTLVYIHPVEATQTLFTDPSQVAYVQQDATTQQVTVLLPAAAQSMNPTNLSVLGSIADPPQPVALEQGPQADRASLPVHNQVLPPMEAVDGSDPLAPLQNQMERIETKEEDDEDEDEDEDGEDTDMDEWDPDPPRPFDPNDLWCEECNNAHPSVCPKHGPLHPIPNRPVLTRARASLPLVLYIDRFLGGVFSKRRIPKRTQFGPVEGPLVRQTELKDCYIHLKVSLDKGDRKDRDLQEDLWFELSSEALCNWMMFVRPAQNHLEQNLVAYQYGHHIYYTTIKNVEPKQELKVWYAASYAEFVNQKIHDITEEERKVLREQEKNWPCYECNRRFMSSEQLQQHLNSHDEKLDFFSRARGRGRGRGKRRFGPGRRPGRPPKFMRMEVSSENGEKCDEGTQDLLHFSSKGQFDEAGQAPLNGLEQREQTPVPPEPQAALEQQENHVLNIQPQHEGSTVPTQSTMTADDMRRAKRIRNAALQHLFIRKSFRPFKCLQCGKAFREKDKLDQHLRFHGREGNCPLTCDICNKGFINSSALESHMKFHMDQKTYSCIFCPESFDRLDLLKDHVAIHVNDGYFTCPTCKKRFPDFIQVKKHVRSFHSEKIYQCTECDKAFCRPDKLRLHMLRHSDRKDFLCSTCGKQFKRKDKLREHMQRMHNPEREAKKADRISRSKTFKPRIASTDYESFMFKCRLCMMGFRRRGMLVNHLSKRHPDMKIEEVPELTLPIIKPNRDYFCQYCDKVYKSASKRKAHILKNHPGAELPPSIRKLRPAGPGEPDPMLSTHTQLTGTIATPPVCCPHCSKQYSSKTKMVQHIRKKHPEFAQLPNTIHAPLATAVISSTPAVLTTDSTTGETVVTTDLLTQAMTEISQTLTTDYRTPQGDYQRIQYIPVSQSTTGLQQPQHIQLQVVQVAQATSPHQSQHSTVDVGQLHDSQTYTQHAIQVQHIQVTEPSPATQSSSQAGGQPLSPSSQPPQQELRPSQMQTAPSTPSQALQQQQGSSVQHTYLPSNWNSFRSYSSEIQMMTIPQGQYVITETAVGTPVTPVNTGQVKAVTQTHYVISEGQPDLDGKQNSSLSSEVQVGVSQPTAHTDPLESQTSNQQQTTQYIITTTTNGSGGSEVHISKPRTFSAEHE, encoded by the exons ATGGAACacccaggcagggaggagatggacttgaaagaggaaaatcctCAGGTCTGGACTGAgtctgcagcacaggaacagaACACTGCTCAG GTGCGCTTTGTCCCCGAGGGGGGGGCAGTGGCCCAGATCATGTACAGTGACGAGCAGGAGCGTGGCCCCGCACAGCAGGTGGTTTACACAGCTGATGGCACCTCCTACACCTCTGTGGACACCTCGGAGCACACCCTCGTTTACATCCACCCCGTGGAAGCTACGCAG ACTCTGTTTACAGATCCATCCCAAGTGGCTTACGTCCAACAGGATGCTACCACCCAGCAG GTAACTGTGCTcttgcctgctgctgctcagagcatgAATCCCACCAACCTCTCTGTGCTCGGCAGCATTGCTGACCCCCCCCAGCCagtggctctggagcaggggcCACAAGCAGATAGA GCATCGTTACCGGTGCATAACCAGGTATTACCTCCCATGGAGGCTGTGGATGGTTCTGATCCTTTAGCACCTCTGCAGAATCAAATGGAAAGGatagaaacaaaagaagaagatgatgaagatgaagatgaggatgaagatgggGAAGACACTGACATGGATGAATGGGATCCAGACCCACCTCGTCCCTTTGATCCCAATGATTTAT GGTGTGAAGAGTGTAATAACGCACATCCCTCAGTGTGTCCGAAACATGGACCTTtgcatcccatcccaaaccGGCCTGTGCTGACCAGGGCGAGGGCCAGCCTTCCCCTGGTGCTCTATATAGACAGGTTTTTGGGAGGTGTGTTCTCCAAAAGGCGTATCCCAAAGCGTACACAGTTTGGGCCTGTGGAAGGACCCCTGGTCAGACAGACTGAGCTCAAAGACTGCTATATCCATTTGAAG GTTTCTCTTGATAAGGGtgacagaaaagacagagacTTGCAAGAGGACCTGTGGTTTGAACTCTCCAGTGAGGCTCTGTGTAACTGGATGATGTTTGTGCGTCCAGCTCAAAACCACCTGGAGCAGAACCTGGTGGCCTATCAGTACGGCCACCACATTTATTACACCACCATTAAAAACGTGGAGCCCAAGCAGGAACTCAAG gtgtggtATGCTGCCTCCTACGCCGAGTTTGTGAACCAGAAGATCCATGACATAactgaggaggaaaggaagg tgctcagggagcaggaaaagaactGGCCGTGTTATGAGTGCAATCGACGTTTCATGAGCTcggagcagctccagcagcacctcaacTCCCATGATGAGAAGCTGGACTTCTTCAGCAG agccagaggcCGAGGTCGTGGGCGAGGAAAGAGGAGATTTGGACCCGGCAGACGCCCCGGGCGCCCTCCCAAATTCATGCGCATGGAAGTATCCAGTGAAAATGGTGAAAAGTGTGACGAGGGGACACAG GacttgctgcatttttccagcAAGGGGCAGTTTGATGAGGCTGGACAAGCCCCATTGAATGGGCTGGAGCAGCGGGAGCAGACTCCGGTGCCACCAGAGCCTCaggcagcactggagcagcaggaaaaccacGTGCTCAACATACAGCCACAGCACGAGGGGAGCACAGTGCCCACACAGAGCACCATGACAGCAGATGACATGAGGCGAGCAAAGCGCATCAGG aatgcagctctgcagcacctgttCATCCGGAAATCCTTCCGCCCGTTCAAATGCCTGCAGTGTGGGAAGGCCTTCCGGGAGAAGGACAAGCTGGACCAGCACCTGCGGTTCCATGGGCGGGAAGGGAACTGCCCTTTGACCTGTGACATCTGCAACAAGGGCTTCATCAACAGCAGTGCCCTTGAGAGCCACATGAAATTCCACATGGACCAGAAAACATACTCCTGCATTTTCTGCCCCGAGTCCTTTGACCGCTTGGATCTGCTTAAGGATCATGTGGCCATCCATGTCAATGATGGCTATTTCACCTGCCCCACCTGCAAGAAACGCTTCCCAGATTTTATCCAG GTCAAGAAACATGTGCGCAGTTTCCATTCTGAGAAGATTTACCAGTGTACAGAGTGTGACAAGGCTTTCTGCCGCCCCGACAAGCTGCGACTCCACATGCTGCGGCACTCGGACCGCAAAGACTTCCTGTGCTCCACTTGTGGCAAGCAGTTCAAG aggAAGGACAAGCTGCGAGAGCACATGCAGAGGATGCACAACCCAGAGAGGGAGGCCAAGAAGGCTGATCGGATCAGCCGCTCCAAAACCTTCAAGCCCCGGATCGCATCCACTGACTATGAGAGCTTCATGTTCAAGTGCCGCCTCTGCATGATGGGCTTCCGCCGCAGGGGCATGTTG GTGAATCATTTATCAAAGAGACATCCAGACATGAAAATAGAAGAGGTGCCAGAGCTCACGTTGCCCATCATAAAACCCAACAGAGATTACTTCTGTCAATACTGCGATAAG GTGTACAAGAGTGCCAGCAAACGCAAAGCACACATCCTGAAAAACCATCCTGGTGCCGAGCTACCTCCAAGCATCCGGAAACTGCGTCCTGCAGGCCCAGGAGAGCCAGATCCCATGCTGAGTACCCACACCCAGCTGACAGGCACCATTGCCACCCCTCCAGTGTGCTGCCCTCACTGCTCCAAGCAATACAGCAGTAAG aCGAAGATGGTGCAGCACATCCGCAAGAAGCACCCAGAGTTTGCTCAGCTCCCGAACACAATCCATGCACCACTGGCGACGGCCGTCATCAGTTCCACGCCAGCTGTTCTCACCACCGACAGCACAACTGGAGAAACTGTTGTG ACAACAGATTTACTGACCCAAGCAATGACAGAGATATCCCAGACCCTCACTACAGACTACCGGACTCCCCAGGGAGATTACCAGCGCATCCAGTACATCCCTGTGTCTCAATCCACAACTGgcttgcagcagcctcagcacatACAGCTGCAGGTTGTTCAAGTGGCCCAG gctaCCTCACCTCACCAGTCCCAACACTCCACAGTGGATGTTGGGCAGCTCCATGACTCCCAGACTTACACCCAACACGCCATCCAGGTGCAGCACATCCAGGTCACAGAGCCATCACCAGCAACTCAGTCATCATCACAG GCTGGGGGTCAGCCTTTGAGTCCCTCCTCGCAACCACCTCAGCAGGAACTCAGGCCCTCACAGATGCAGACAGCTCCATCGACACCAAGCCAagccctccagcagcagcaaggctcCTCAGTCCAGCACACATATCTCCCCAGCAACTGGAACTCATTTCGGAGCTACT CATCAGAGATTCAGATGATGACCATCCCCCAAGGGCAGTATGTAATCACAGAGACAGCTGTGGGTACCCCAGTCACCCCTGTCAACACAGGGCAAGTGAAAGCAGTTACTCAG ACTCACTACGTGATATCTGAAGGTCAGCCTGATCTGGATGGTAAACAAAACTCCTCACTGTCCAGCGAGGTTCAGGTGGGTGtttcccagcccacagcccacACGGATCCCTTGGAATCCCAGACGAGCAACCAGCAGCAAACCACCCAGTACATCATCACAACCACTACCAACGGCAGTGGCGGGAGCGAAGTGCACATCTCCAAACCCAGGACTTTCTCAGCAGAGCATGAGTGA
- the PRDM10 gene encoding PR domain zinc finger protein 10 isoform X3 — MEHPGREEMDLKEENPQVWTESAAQEQNTAQVRFVPEGGAVAQIMYSDEQERGPAQQVVYTADGTSYTSVDTSEHTLVYIHPVEATQTLFTDPSQVAYVQQDATTQQASLPVHNQVLPPMEAVDGSDPLAPLQNQMERIETKEEDDEDEDEDEDGEDTDMDEWDPDPPRPFDPNDLWCEECNNAHPSVCPKHGPLHPIPNRPVLTRARASLPLVLYIDRFLGGVFSKRRIPKRTQFGPVEGPLVRQTELKDCYIHLKVSLDKGDRKDRDLQEDLWFELSSEALCNWMMFVRPAQNHLEQNLVAYQYGHHIYYTTIKNVEPKQELKVWYAASYAEFVNQKIHDITEEERKVLREQEKNWPCYECNRRFMSSEQLQQHLNSHDEKLDFFSRARGRGRGRGKRRFGPGRRPGRPPKFMRMEVSSENGEKCDEGTQDLLHFSSKGQFDEAGQAPLNGLEQREQTPVPPEPQAALEQQENHVLNIQPQHEGSTVPTQSTMTADDMRRAKRIRLELQNAALQHLFIRKSFRPFKCLQCGKAFREKDKLDQHLRFHGREGNCPLTCDICNKGFINSSALESHMKFHMDQKTYSCIFCPESFDRLDLLKDHVAIHVNDGYFTCPTCKKRFPDFIQVKKHVRSFHSEKIYQCTECDKAFCRPDKLRLHMLRHSDRKDFLCSTCGKQFKRKDKLREHMQRMHNPEREAKKADRISRSKTFKPRIASTDYESFMFKCRLCMMGFRRRGMLVNHLSKRHPDMKIEEVPELTLPIIKPNRDYFCQYCDKVYKSASKRKAHILKNHPGAELPPSIRKLRPAGPGEPDPMLSTHTQLTGTIATPPVCCPHCSKQYSSKTKMVQHIRKKHPEFAQLPNTIHAPLATAVISSTPAVLTTDSTTGETVVTTDLLTQAMTEISQTLTTDYRTPQGDYQRIQYIPVSQSTTGLQQPQHIQLQVVQVAQATSPHQSQHSTVDVGQLHDSQTYTQHAIQVQHIQVTEPSPATQSSSQAGGQPLSPSSQPPQQELRPSQMQTAPSTPSQALQQQQGSSVQHTYLPSNWNSFRSYSSEIQMMTIPQGQYVITETAVGTPVTPVNTGQVKAVTQTHYVISEGQPDLDGKQNSSLSSEVQVGVSQPTAHTDPLESQTSNQQQTTQYIITTTTNGSGGSEVHISKPRTFSAEHE, encoded by the exons ATGGAACacccaggcagggaggagatggacttgaaagaggaaaatcctCAGGTCTGGACTGAgtctgcagcacaggaacagaACACTGCTCAG GTGCGCTTTGTCCCCGAGGGGGGGGCAGTGGCCCAGATCATGTACAGTGACGAGCAGGAGCGTGGCCCCGCACAGCAGGTGGTTTACACAGCTGATGGCACCTCCTACACCTCTGTGGACACCTCGGAGCACACCCTCGTTTACATCCACCCCGTGGAAGCTACGCAG ACTCTGTTTACAGATCCATCCCAAGTGGCTTACGTCCAACAGGATGCTACCACCCAGCAG GCATCGTTACCGGTGCATAACCAGGTATTACCTCCCATGGAGGCTGTGGATGGTTCTGATCCTTTAGCACCTCTGCAGAATCAAATGGAAAGGatagaaacaaaagaagaagatgatgaagatgaagatgaggatgaagatgggGAAGACACTGACATGGATGAATGGGATCCAGACCCACCTCGTCCCTTTGATCCCAATGATTTAT GGTGTGAAGAGTGTAATAACGCACATCCCTCAGTGTGTCCGAAACATGGACCTTtgcatcccatcccaaaccGGCCTGTGCTGACCAGGGCGAGGGCCAGCCTTCCCCTGGTGCTCTATATAGACAGGTTTTTGGGAGGTGTGTTCTCCAAAAGGCGTATCCCAAAGCGTACACAGTTTGGGCCTGTGGAAGGACCCCTGGTCAGACAGACTGAGCTCAAAGACTGCTATATCCATTTGAAG GTTTCTCTTGATAAGGGtgacagaaaagacagagacTTGCAAGAGGACCTGTGGTTTGAACTCTCCAGTGAGGCTCTGTGTAACTGGATGATGTTTGTGCGTCCAGCTCAAAACCACCTGGAGCAGAACCTGGTGGCCTATCAGTACGGCCACCACATTTATTACACCACCATTAAAAACGTGGAGCCCAAGCAGGAACTCAAG gtgtggtATGCTGCCTCCTACGCCGAGTTTGTGAACCAGAAGATCCATGACATAactgaggaggaaaggaagg tgctcagggagcaggaaaagaactGGCCGTGTTATGAGTGCAATCGACGTTTCATGAGCTcggagcagctccagcagcacctcaacTCCCATGATGAGAAGCTGGACTTCTTCAGCAG agccagaggcCGAGGTCGTGGGCGAGGAAAGAGGAGATTTGGACCCGGCAGACGCCCCGGGCGCCCTCCCAAATTCATGCGCATGGAAGTATCCAGTGAAAATGGTGAAAAGTGTGACGAGGGGACACAG GacttgctgcatttttccagcAAGGGGCAGTTTGATGAGGCTGGACAAGCCCCATTGAATGGGCTGGAGCAGCGGGAGCAGACTCCGGTGCCACCAGAGCCTCaggcagcactggagcagcaggaaaaccacGTGCTCAACATACAGCCACAGCACGAGGGGAGCACAGTGCCCACACAGAGCACCATGACAGCAGATGACATGAGGCGAGCAAAGCGCATCAGG ctggagctgcag aatgcagctctgcagcacctgttCATCCGGAAATCCTTCCGCCCGTTCAAATGCCTGCAGTGTGGGAAGGCCTTCCGGGAGAAGGACAAGCTGGACCAGCACCTGCGGTTCCATGGGCGGGAAGGGAACTGCCCTTTGACCTGTGACATCTGCAACAAGGGCTTCATCAACAGCAGTGCCCTTGAGAGCCACATGAAATTCCACATGGACCAGAAAACATACTCCTGCATTTTCTGCCCCGAGTCCTTTGACCGCTTGGATCTGCTTAAGGATCATGTGGCCATCCATGTCAATGATGGCTATTTCACCTGCCCCACCTGCAAGAAACGCTTCCCAGATTTTATCCAG GTCAAGAAACATGTGCGCAGTTTCCATTCTGAGAAGATTTACCAGTGTACAGAGTGTGACAAGGCTTTCTGCCGCCCCGACAAGCTGCGACTCCACATGCTGCGGCACTCGGACCGCAAAGACTTCCTGTGCTCCACTTGTGGCAAGCAGTTCAAG aggAAGGACAAGCTGCGAGAGCACATGCAGAGGATGCACAACCCAGAGAGGGAGGCCAAGAAGGCTGATCGGATCAGCCGCTCCAAAACCTTCAAGCCCCGGATCGCATCCACTGACTATGAGAGCTTCATGTTCAAGTGCCGCCTCTGCATGATGGGCTTCCGCCGCAGGGGCATGTTG GTGAATCATTTATCAAAGAGACATCCAGACATGAAAATAGAAGAGGTGCCAGAGCTCACGTTGCCCATCATAAAACCCAACAGAGATTACTTCTGTCAATACTGCGATAAG GTGTACAAGAGTGCCAGCAAACGCAAAGCACACATCCTGAAAAACCATCCTGGTGCCGAGCTACCTCCAAGCATCCGGAAACTGCGTCCTGCAGGCCCAGGAGAGCCAGATCCCATGCTGAGTACCCACACCCAGCTGACAGGCACCATTGCCACCCCTCCAGTGTGCTGCCCTCACTGCTCCAAGCAATACAGCAGTAAG aCGAAGATGGTGCAGCACATCCGCAAGAAGCACCCAGAGTTTGCTCAGCTCCCGAACACAATCCATGCACCACTGGCGACGGCCGTCATCAGTTCCACGCCAGCTGTTCTCACCACCGACAGCACAACTGGAGAAACTGTTGTG ACAACAGATTTACTGACCCAAGCAATGACAGAGATATCCCAGACCCTCACTACAGACTACCGGACTCCCCAGGGAGATTACCAGCGCATCCAGTACATCCCTGTGTCTCAATCCACAACTGgcttgcagcagcctcagcacatACAGCTGCAGGTTGTTCAAGTGGCCCAG gctaCCTCACCTCACCAGTCCCAACACTCCACAGTGGATGTTGGGCAGCTCCATGACTCCCAGACTTACACCCAACACGCCATCCAGGTGCAGCACATCCAGGTCACAGAGCCATCACCAGCAACTCAGTCATCATCACAG GCTGGGGGTCAGCCTTTGAGTCCCTCCTCGCAACCACCTCAGCAGGAACTCAGGCCCTCACAGATGCAGACAGCTCCATCGACACCAAGCCAagccctccagcagcagcaaggctcCTCAGTCCAGCACACATATCTCCCCAGCAACTGGAACTCATTTCGGAGCTACT CATCAGAGATTCAGATGATGACCATCCCCCAAGGGCAGTATGTAATCACAGAGACAGCTGTGGGTACCCCAGTCACCCCTGTCAACACAGGGCAAGTGAAAGCAGTTACTCAG ACTCACTACGTGATATCTGAAGGTCAGCCTGATCTGGATGGTAAACAAAACTCCTCACTGTCCAGCGAGGTTCAGGTGGGTGtttcccagcccacagcccacACGGATCCCTTGGAATCCCAGACGAGCAACCAGCAGCAAACCACCCAGTACATCATCACAACCACTACCAACGGCAGTGGCGGGAGCGAAGTGCACATCTCCAAACCCAGGACTTTCTCAGCAGAGCATGAGTGA
- the PRDM10 gene encoding PR domain zinc finger protein 10 isoform X4, whose product MEHPGREEMDLKEENPQVWTESAAQEQNTAQVRFVPEGGAVAQIMYSDEQERGPAQQVVYTADGTSYTSVDTSEHTLVYIHPVEATQTLFTDPSQVAYVQQDATTQQASLPVHNQVLPPMEAVDGSDPLAPLQNQMERIETKEEDDEDEDEDEDGEDTDMDEWDPDPPRPFDPNDLWCEECNNAHPSVCPKHGPLHPIPNRPVLTRARASLPLVLYIDRFLGGVFSKRRIPKRTQFGPVEGPLVRQTELKDCYIHLKVSLDKGDRKDRDLQEDLWFELSSEALCNWMMFVRPAQNHLEQNLVAYQYGHHIYYTTIKNVEPKQELKVWYAASYAEFVNQKIHDITEEERKVLREQEKNWPCYECNRRFMSSEQLQQHLNSHDEKLDFFSRARGRGRGRGKRRFGPGRRPGRPPKFMRMEVSSENGEKCDEGTQDLLHFSSKGQFDEAGQAPLNGLEQREQTPVPPEPQAALEQQENHVLNIQPQHEGSTVPTQSTMTADDMRRAKRIRNAALQHLFIRKSFRPFKCLQCGKAFREKDKLDQHLRFHGREGNCPLTCDICNKGFINSSALESHMKFHMDQKTYSCIFCPESFDRLDLLKDHVAIHVNDGYFTCPTCKKRFPDFIQVKKHVRSFHSEKIYQCTECDKAFCRPDKLRLHMLRHSDRKDFLCSTCGKQFKRKDKLREHMQRMHNPEREAKKADRISRSKTFKPRIASTDYESFMFKCRLCMMGFRRRGMLVNHLSKRHPDMKIEEVPELTLPIIKPNRDYFCQYCDKVYKSASKRKAHILKNHPGAELPPSIRKLRPAGPGEPDPMLSTHTQLTGTIATPPVCCPHCSKQYSSKTKMVQHIRKKHPEFAQLPNTIHAPLATAVISSTPAVLTTDSTTGETVVTTDLLTQAMTEISQTLTTDYRTPQGDYQRIQYIPVSQSTTGLQQPQHIQLQVVQVAQATSPHQSQHSTVDVGQLHDSQTYTQHAIQVQHIQVTEPSPATQSSSQAGGQPLSPSSQPPQQELRPSQMQTAPSTPSQALQQQQGSSVQHTYLPSNWNSFRSYSSEIQMMTIPQGQYVITETAVGTPVTPVNTGQVKAVTQTHYVISEGQPDLDGKQNSSLSSEVQVGVSQPTAHTDPLESQTSNQQQTTQYIITTTTNGSGGSEVHISKPRTFSAEHE is encoded by the exons ATGGAACacccaggcagggaggagatggacttgaaagaggaaaatcctCAGGTCTGGACTGAgtctgcagcacaggaacagaACACTGCTCAG GTGCGCTTTGTCCCCGAGGGGGGGGCAGTGGCCCAGATCATGTACAGTGACGAGCAGGAGCGTGGCCCCGCACAGCAGGTGGTTTACACAGCTGATGGCACCTCCTACACCTCTGTGGACACCTCGGAGCACACCCTCGTTTACATCCACCCCGTGGAAGCTACGCAG ACTCTGTTTACAGATCCATCCCAAGTGGCTTACGTCCAACAGGATGCTACCACCCAGCAG GCATCGTTACCGGTGCATAACCAGGTATTACCTCCCATGGAGGCTGTGGATGGTTCTGATCCTTTAGCACCTCTGCAGAATCAAATGGAAAGGatagaaacaaaagaagaagatgatgaagatgaagatgaggatgaagatgggGAAGACACTGACATGGATGAATGGGATCCAGACCCACCTCGTCCCTTTGATCCCAATGATTTAT GGTGTGAAGAGTGTAATAACGCACATCCCTCAGTGTGTCCGAAACATGGACCTTtgcatcccatcccaaaccGGCCTGTGCTGACCAGGGCGAGGGCCAGCCTTCCCCTGGTGCTCTATATAGACAGGTTTTTGGGAGGTGTGTTCTCCAAAAGGCGTATCCCAAAGCGTACACAGTTTGGGCCTGTGGAAGGACCCCTGGTCAGACAGACTGAGCTCAAAGACTGCTATATCCATTTGAAG GTTTCTCTTGATAAGGGtgacagaaaagacagagacTTGCAAGAGGACCTGTGGTTTGAACTCTCCAGTGAGGCTCTGTGTAACTGGATGATGTTTGTGCGTCCAGCTCAAAACCACCTGGAGCAGAACCTGGTGGCCTATCAGTACGGCCACCACATTTATTACACCACCATTAAAAACGTGGAGCCCAAGCAGGAACTCAAG gtgtggtATGCTGCCTCCTACGCCGAGTTTGTGAACCAGAAGATCCATGACATAactgaggaggaaaggaagg tgctcagggagcaggaaaagaactGGCCGTGTTATGAGTGCAATCGACGTTTCATGAGCTcggagcagctccagcagcacctcaacTCCCATGATGAGAAGCTGGACTTCTTCAGCAG agccagaggcCGAGGTCGTGGGCGAGGAAAGAGGAGATTTGGACCCGGCAGACGCCCCGGGCGCCCTCCCAAATTCATGCGCATGGAAGTATCCAGTGAAAATGGTGAAAAGTGTGACGAGGGGACACAG GacttgctgcatttttccagcAAGGGGCAGTTTGATGAGGCTGGACAAGCCCCATTGAATGGGCTGGAGCAGCGGGAGCAGACTCCGGTGCCACCAGAGCCTCaggcagcactggagcagcaggaaaaccacGTGCTCAACATACAGCCACAGCACGAGGGGAGCACAGTGCCCACACAGAGCACCATGACAGCAGATGACATGAGGCGAGCAAAGCGCATCAGG aatgcagctctgcagcacctgttCATCCGGAAATCCTTCCGCCCGTTCAAATGCCTGCAGTGTGGGAAGGCCTTCCGGGAGAAGGACAAGCTGGACCAGCACCTGCGGTTCCATGGGCGGGAAGGGAACTGCCCTTTGACCTGTGACATCTGCAACAAGGGCTTCATCAACAGCAGTGCCCTTGAGAGCCACATGAAATTCCACATGGACCAGAAAACATACTCCTGCATTTTCTGCCCCGAGTCCTTTGACCGCTTGGATCTGCTTAAGGATCATGTGGCCATCCATGTCAATGATGGCTATTTCACCTGCCCCACCTGCAAGAAACGCTTCCCAGATTTTATCCAG GTCAAGAAACATGTGCGCAGTTTCCATTCTGAGAAGATTTACCAGTGTACAGAGTGTGACAAGGCTTTCTGCCGCCCCGACAAGCTGCGACTCCACATGCTGCGGCACTCGGACCGCAAAGACTTCCTGTGCTCCACTTGTGGCAAGCAGTTCAAG aggAAGGACAAGCTGCGAGAGCACATGCAGAGGATGCACAACCCAGAGAGGGAGGCCAAGAAGGCTGATCGGATCAGCCGCTCCAAAACCTTCAAGCCCCGGATCGCATCCACTGACTATGAGAGCTTCATGTTCAAGTGCCGCCTCTGCATGATGGGCTTCCGCCGCAGGGGCATGTTG GTGAATCATTTATCAAAGAGACATCCAGACATGAAAATAGAAGAGGTGCCAGAGCTCACGTTGCCCATCATAAAACCCAACAGAGATTACTTCTGTCAATACTGCGATAAG GTGTACAAGAGTGCCAGCAAACGCAAAGCACACATCCTGAAAAACCATCCTGGTGCCGAGCTACCTCCAAGCATCCGGAAACTGCGTCCTGCAGGCCCAGGAGAGCCAGATCCCATGCTGAGTACCCACACCCAGCTGACAGGCACCATTGCCACCCCTCCAGTGTGCTGCCCTCACTGCTCCAAGCAATACAGCAGTAAG aCGAAGATGGTGCAGCACATCCGCAAGAAGCACCCAGAGTTTGCTCAGCTCCCGAACACAATCCATGCACCACTGGCGACGGCCGTCATCAGTTCCACGCCAGCTGTTCTCACCACCGACAGCACAACTGGAGAAACTGTTGTG ACAACAGATTTACTGACCCAAGCAATGACAGAGATATCCCAGACCCTCACTACAGACTACCGGACTCCCCAGGGAGATTACCAGCGCATCCAGTACATCCCTGTGTCTCAATCCACAACTGgcttgcagcagcctcagcacatACAGCTGCAGGTTGTTCAAGTGGCCCAG gctaCCTCACCTCACCAGTCCCAACACTCCACAGTGGATGTTGGGCAGCTCCATGACTCCCAGACTTACACCCAACACGCCATCCAGGTGCAGCACATCCAGGTCACAGAGCCATCACCAGCAACTCAGTCATCATCACAG GCTGGGGGTCAGCCTTTGAGTCCCTCCTCGCAACCACCTCAGCAGGAACTCAGGCCCTCACAGATGCAGACAGCTCCATCGACACCAAGCCAagccctccagcagcagcaaggctcCTCAGTCCAGCACACATATCTCCCCAGCAACTGGAACTCATTTCGGAGCTACT CATCAGAGATTCAGATGATGACCATCCCCCAAGGGCAGTATGTAATCACAGAGACAGCTGTGGGTACCCCAGTCACCCCTGTCAACACAGGGCAAGTGAAAGCAGTTACTCAG ACTCACTACGTGATATCTGAAGGTCAGCCTGATCTGGATGGTAAACAAAACTCCTCACTGTCCAGCGAGGTTCAGGTGGGTGtttcccagcccacagcccacACGGATCCCTTGGAATCCCAGACGAGCAACCAGCAGCAAACCACCCAGTACATCATCACAACCACTACCAACGGCAGTGGCGGGAGCGAAGTGCACATCTCCAAACCCAGGACTTTCTCAGCAGAGCATGAGTGA